A portion of the Cryptomeria japonica chromosome 5, Sugi_1.0, whole genome shotgun sequence genome contains these proteins:
- the LOC131031061 gene encoding ubiquitin-conjugating enzyme E2 variant 1D produces MKMGSGGSSVVVPRNFRLLEELERGEKGIGDGTVSYGMDDSDDIYMRSWTGTIIGPHNSVHEGRIYQLKLFCDKDYPEKPPTVRFYSRVNMTCVNQETGLVEPKHFSMLANWRREYTMEDILTHLKREMSASHNKKLGQPPEGTFF; encoded by the exons ATGAAGATGGGATCAGGAGGATCCAGTGTTGTTG TGCCCAGGAATTTCAGGTTATTGGAAGAATTGGAGAGAGGGGAGAAGGGCATAGGCGATGGAACTGTCAGTTATGGAATGGATGACAGTGATGACATATACATGCGCTCATGGACTGGTACCATTATTGGTCCTCACAAT TCTGTGCATGAAGGTCGCATCTATCAGCTCAAGTTGTTTTGTGACAAAGATTATCCCGAGAAGCCGCCAACCGTGAGATTTTATTCAAGGGTTAACATGACATGTGTCAATCAGGAGACTGGTCTG GTCGAGCCCAAACATTTTTCAATGCTTGCAAATTGGCGGCGCGAATATACCATGGAAGATATCTTGACACATTTGAAAAGGGAAATGTCAGCTTCTCATAATAAGAAGTTAGGGCAGCCTCCAGAAGGCACTTTCTTCTAG